The genomic region CGGGTACGCATCCGCAGCCGGAAGCCGTGGGTCTTCGCGCGACGACGGTTGTTGGGCTGGAAGGTGCGCTTGCTCACGGTCGGTTCTCCCGGTACATGGGTGAAGCAGGTCTAGGGTT from Crossiella sp. CA-258035 harbors:
- the rpmH gene encoding 50S ribosomal protein L34, with protein sequence MSKRTFQPNNRRRAKTHGFRLRMRTRAGRAILAARRRKGRAELSA